Proteins co-encoded in one Bremerella sp. TYQ1 genomic window:
- a CDS encoding pyridoxal phosphate-dependent aminotransferase, with product MTHPWIAERTASFDSSGIRKVFDLAANMTDPINLSIGQPDFDVPQEVKDAAVDAIQGGKNGYALTQGMPILRDKLQSQIDDEYGHADRKVFVSSGTSGGLVLTMLAMVNPGDEVIIFDPYFVMYSSLVKLVGGVPVVLSTYPDFQIDVQKVADAVTDKTKLILLNTPANPTGVVAQKEEVQALAKLAEEKNIAIISDEIYRVFTYDDSFCSPASFNENTIVIDGFSKSYGMTGWRLGFVHGPAAVIDTMIKLQQYTFVCAPQPVQWAGAAAMEVDMSSHVDAYKAKRDRLIDGLSDLYEIAKPGGAFYVFPKAPWGTGTEFVTKAIENNLLIIPGNIFSGQNTHFRISYAASDATIDRGIEVLRKLAQAGR from the coding sequence ATGACGCATCCTTGGATCGCCGAACGCACCGCATCTTTCGACTCAAGTGGCATTCGCAAGGTTTTTGATCTTGCGGCGAACATGACTGACCCGATCAATCTTTCGATCGGTCAGCCAGACTTCGATGTCCCACAGGAAGTCAAGGATGCCGCTGTCGATGCGATTCAGGGCGGAAAAAATGGCTATGCTTTGACCCAAGGGATGCCGATTCTGCGGGACAAGCTGCAAAGCCAGATTGACGACGAATATGGTCACGCTGACCGCAAAGTGTTCGTCTCGTCGGGGACGAGTGGTGGTTTGGTGCTAACGATGTTGGCGATGGTGAACCCCGGCGATGAAGTGATCATCTTCGATCCGTACTTCGTCATGTATTCTTCGTTGGTGAAGCTGGTTGGCGGCGTTCCTGTCGTGCTGAGCACCTATCCCGATTTTCAGATCGACGTCCAGAAAGTTGCCGACGCGGTCACCGATAAGACCAAGCTGATTCTTTTGAATACGCCCGCGAATCCAACAGGAGTCGTGGCTCAAAAGGAAGAAGTGCAAGCGCTTGCGAAGTTAGCCGAAGAGAAGAACATTGCGATTATCTCGGACGAGATCTACCGCGTGTTTACCTACGACGACAGTTTCTGTTCGCCGGCATCGTTCAACGAGAACACAATCGTCATCGATGGCTTCTCGAAAAGCTACGGTATGACAGGGTGGCGTTTGGGCTTTGTGCATGGTCCCGCGGCCGTCATCGATACGATGATCAAGCTGCAGCAATACACGTTTGTTTGTGCTCCGCAGCCAGTCCAATGGGCCGGTGCCGCGGCCATGGAAGTCGATATGTCTTCCCACGTCGATGCGTACAAAGCGAAACGTGATCGGTTGATCGATGGGCTTTCCGACTTGTACGAAATCGCCAAACCAGGCGGCGCGTTCTATGTCTTCCCGAAGGCACCTTGGGGAACAGGAACCGAGTTTGTTACCAAGGCAATCGAAAACAATTTGCTGATTATCCCTGGGAACATTTTCAGCGGTCAGAACACGCACTTCCGGATCTCGTACGCGGCGTCCGATGCAACGATCGATCGTGGGATCGAAGTCTTGCGAAAGCTGGCTCAAGCGGGCCGCTGA
- a CDS encoding ammonium transporter, translating to MRTFFLRGRLSCALIGMLVGFVLTQSATAQLIPETDDDPVAAPVEGGNASGVEVPEEETPGLDSGDNAWMLTSSALVLFMTAPGLAMFYSGLVRKKNVLGVMMQCLFLMGLMTVVWSLWGYTLCFGGSNPYFGDLEYLFMNNVQPTWDAELGEPVTPMHDGSTIPEYTFMLFQGMFFIITPALICGAFAERMKFSAMAVFSVLWGTLVYCPLCHWVWDEGILAYDAPEAIAGGALDFAGGTVVHISSGISALVCAFFVGKRLGFGHDDMRPHNLTYTTLGAAMLWVGWFGFNAGSAGAADGVASNAFAVTHFSAAAGAVAWAMMEWILRGKPSVLGCASGAVAGLVCITPAAGFVLPMPALAMGAAAGILCYYTCAVLKQQMGYDDSLDAFGVHGVGGTLGAVLTGVFASRHVCGDLSGGEPMGLYEGGGVSLLIGQVVAVLVTIVFSVFATVILLKLIDLVIGLRVTQESEIRGLDISEHGEEGYIFS from the coding sequence ATGCGCACGTTTTTCCTTCGTGGGCGATTGTCCTGCGCGCTGATTGGTATGTTAGTCGGCTTTGTTCTGACCCAATCGGCGACAGCTCAACTTATTCCTGAAACCGACGACGATCCCGTAGCGGCTCCTGTCGAAGGGGGCAATGCGTCTGGCGTCGAAGTTCCTGAAGAGGAAACGCCAGGGCTTGATAGCGGTGATAACGCCTGGATGCTGACTTCCAGCGCGTTGGTTCTATTCATGACCGCACCAGGTTTGGCCATGTTCTATAGCGGTTTAGTCCGCAAGAAGAACGTGCTGGGCGTGATGATGCAGTGCTTGTTCCTGATGGGATTGATGACCGTCGTCTGGAGTCTTTGGGGCTACACGCTTTGTTTCGGTGGCTCCAATCCTTATTTTGGCGATCTTGAATACCTGTTTATGAACAACGTTCAGCCGACATGGGATGCCGAGTTGGGGGAACCAGTCACCCCAATGCACGACGGTAGTACGATTCCCGAGTACACGTTCATGCTTTTCCAGGGGATGTTCTTCATTATTACCCCGGCGCTGATCTGTGGTGCATTCGCCGAACGCATGAAGTTTTCCGCGATGGCGGTCTTTTCCGTTCTGTGGGGAACGCTCGTTTATTGTCCGCTTTGCCACTGGGTCTGGGATGAAGGTATTTTGGCCTATGATGCCCCGGAAGCGATCGCTGGCGGTGCTCTCGACTTTGCTGGCGGCACGGTCGTGCATATTAGCTCGGGTATCTCAGCCCTTGTTTGTGCGTTTTTTGTCGGCAAACGTTTGGGGTTTGGGCACGACGACATGCGTCCCCACAATCTTACGTACACGACACTGGGCGCGGCGATGTTGTGGGTTGGTTGGTTTGGTTTCAATGCCGGCAGCGCCGGGGCAGCGGATGGTGTGGCTTCCAACGCTTTTGCGGTGACTCACTTCTCGGCGGCAGCTGGAGCGGTTGCGTGGGCCATGATGGAATGGATACTACGTGGTAAGCCAAGCGTACTCGGATGTGCTTCGGGCGCAGTCGCAGGTTTGGTTTGTATTACGCCTGCGGCTGGTTTTGTCCTGCCGATGCCGGCGCTGGCAATGGGAGCCGCGGCTGGCATTTTGTGCTATTACACGTGTGCCGTCCTGAAACAGCAAATGGGTTACGACGACTCCTTGGACGCGTTTGGCGTGCATGGTGTCGGCGGAACGTTAGGTGCGGTGTTGACCGGCGTTTTTGCGTCGCGTCACGTCTGCGGCGATCTCTCGGGAGGCGAGCCAATGGGTCTCTATGAAGGGGGCGGTGTCTCGCTGTTGATCGGTCAAGTTGTGGCCGTTCTCGTGACGATCGTCTTCTCGGTGTTCGCAACGGTCATTTTGCTGAAACTGATCGACCTGGTGATCGGATTGCGAGTGACGCAAGAGAGCGAAATCCGCGGCCTCGATATCTCTGAGCATGGAGAAGAGGGCTACATTTTTAGCTAA
- a CDS encoding DUF1570 domain-containing protein, producing the protein MTRISRQFILTLAALLTFAWPLVACADGPLADVPTDKLRLKDGTELTGLLLEESPRGLEFLEINRPPGKPMFAVIHTISANQKGRLEKVTGTDRQRLEDLVEGLRNHTQIRAAAKDSLQLVKTSSEILETDEAWKYQSDRFVLTTSLSEDMTRSLAVRVDQIFQAFEHWLPPKRKPTHDIQIVVFHSLGSYSAYLKKIGLQIDNPAIYVPHTNQVLIGSDVGSFQDRLSVVQKQHERILQQWTEIEKQLPGDLNQLAKRLKEAGWSPNEIAPEVQARREAWQRDYKQRLSQIKVTDRRNQATLDSLMDQATQHLCHEAFHAYVENYLYPQDEYEVPVWLNEGLAQLFEHAQFENGTFRIDLPPKELLSQLQARVERDNGMSLQRMLQTEAGSFLLFENLHRARLDYDVAWGLSWYLVFQKNLFAEDGLDRYVILRDESPPPVEETFGESISRLQADWVTFIRQLGS; encoded by the coding sequence GTGACGCGGATATCACGGCAATTTATTTTGACGCTCGCGGCTCTGCTTACATTTGCATGGCCGCTTGTGGCATGCGCAGACGGCCCTTTGGCCGACGTGCCAACCGATAAGTTGCGACTGAAAGATGGTACGGAGCTGACCGGACTATTGCTGGAAGAATCGCCACGCGGGCTCGAGTTCTTAGAGATCAACCGCCCGCCTGGCAAGCCGATGTTCGCCGTCATCCATACGATATCCGCCAACCAAAAAGGACGTCTCGAAAAAGTAACCGGTACAGATCGGCAGCGGTTGGAAGACCTGGTCGAAGGACTCCGCAACCACACGCAGATTCGCGCCGCGGCAAAAGATTCGTTACAGCTAGTAAAAACTTCATCAGAGATACTGGAAACGGACGAGGCATGGAAGTATCAGAGCGATCGATTCGTCTTAACGACTTCACTGAGTGAAGACATGACACGCAGCTTAGCTGTGCGTGTCGATCAGATCTTTCAAGCGTTTGAACATTGGCTGCCGCCGAAACGCAAGCCGACTCACGATATTCAAATCGTCGTGTTTCATTCGTTGGGAAGCTACTCGGCCTACCTCAAGAAGATTGGCCTGCAAATCGATAATCCGGCGATCTATGTTCCCCATACCAACCAGGTACTAATTGGCTCGGACGTAGGTTCGTTTCAAGATCGGCTTTCGGTCGTTCAGAAACAACATGAAAGAATTCTGCAGCAGTGGACCGAGATCGAAAAGCAATTGCCGGGCGACTTAAATCAGTTGGCAAAACGCTTGAAAGAAGCAGGGTGGTCGCCTAACGAAATTGCTCCCGAAGTTCAAGCAAGACGGGAAGCCTGGCAACGCGACTATAAGCAGCGATTGAGCCAGATCAAAGTCACCGATCGCCGCAACCAAGCCACGCTGGACAGCTTAATGGATCAGGCCACTCAGCACCTTTGCCATGAAGCCTTTCACGCGTATGTCGAGAATTACCTTTACCCTCAAGATGAGTATGAAGTGCCGGTTTGGTTGAATGAAGGCCTGGCCCAACTGTTCGAGCACGCCCAGTTCGAGAATGGCACGTTCCGAATCGACCTGCCGCCGAAAGAACTTTTGTCGCAGCTTCAAGCACGAGTCGAACGAGACAACGGCATGAGCTTGCAACGAATGCTGCAAACCGAAGCGGGCAGCTTCCTGCTGTTCGAGAATCTGCATCGAGCGCGTCTTGATTACGACGTCGCGTGGGGACTCTCTTGGTATCTAGTATTCCAGAAGAATCTTTTCGCGGAGGATGGCCTGGATCGCTACGTCATTCTGCGGGACGAGTCGCCGCCGCCGGTCGAAGAGACATTCGGCGAATCGATTTCTCGATTGCAAGCCGATTGGGTCACGTTCATCCGGCAACTCGGCTCGTAG
- a CDS encoding P-II family nitrogen regulator, with amino-acid sequence MKKVEAVIRHFKLDDVKNALSEQGVFGMTVTEVAGYGRQKGHTETYRGTEYSVDFVPKKKIEVVCSDENLQKVIDTILRTAQTGQIGDGKIFVTNLEDSIRIRTGETGQDAI; translated from the coding sequence ATGAAAAAAGTTGAAGCGGTTATCCGCCATTTCAAACTAGACGACGTCAAGAATGCGTTGAGCGAACAAGGGGTGTTCGGTATGACGGTAACCGAGGTTGCCGGTTATGGACGCCAGAAGGGACATACCGAAACCTACCGCGGCACGGAATACTCGGTCGACTTTGTACCCAAGAAGAAGATCGAAGTGGTTTGCAGCGACGAGAATCTGCAAAAGGTGATCGATACCATTCTGCGGACCGCTCAAACCGGCCAAATTGGGGACGGTAAGATCTTTGTCACGAATTTGGAAGATAGTATCCGCATTCGTACCGGAGAAACCGGCCAAGATGCCATCTGA
- a CDS encoding bis(5'-nucleosyl)-tetraphosphatase, translated as MTDLSLPQTKACGFLIVKGDPIESFLLMKHPKRWDLPKGHVDKGESEMECALRELEEETGIHADDITVDPGFRYQLQYVVNYKKKFGGSDALKTVVYFLARLEKDVELNLTEHGDAKWFAWDPPHEIQEQTINPLLAAVAQYVAEKPA; from the coding sequence ATGACGGATCTTTCTTTGCCGCAGACCAAAGCGTGCGGCTTTTTGATAGTGAAGGGTGACCCGATCGAGTCCTTTTTGTTGATGAAGCATCCCAAACGTTGGGATCTGCCCAAGGGGCACGTCGACAAAGGAGAATCGGAAATGGAATGTGCCCTGCGTGAACTGGAAGAAGAAACAGGGATTCACGCCGACGACATCACTGTCGATCCTGGCTTTCGCTACCAGCTTCAGTACGTGGTGAATTATAAGAAGAAGTTCGGTGGCTCGGATGCCCTGAAGACGGTGGTCTACTTCCTGGCTCGCCTCGAGAAAGATGTCGAGTTAAACCTGACCGAGCATGGAGACGCAAAGTGGTTTGCCTGGGACCCTCCGCATGAGATCCAGGAGCAAACGATCAATCCACTGCTGGCCGCCGTTGCCCAATATGTTGCAGAAAAGCCGGCCTAG
- a CDS encoding transglutaminase family protein: protein MISFGLIVAACAGCNTGKPSQPDTQTVEKPVSTEEKWGAIVLQGEKIGHMREKIEHLTHDGNAYVRTTQVKNMTIQRAGQPLELKVEDVFLETPSGFLKQFITKMGQGGAVTRFTGQVSEDGQTLQLTTQSGTSPRISESIDWKPEYGGVHAVQRMLEASPLEVGETRTVMALMPTVNRVAKQTVTGLGNEEVTMIDGSQVSLLKARQVMEAEGQSPFESLVWLNADGEIVKTKSVGQEFEIYKCPKQYALSPNKAVSFDLALDTIVPVEGMPKENFDQLESMAYEVFLKNSDPSQLFVSGANQDVTKIDDRHAKLHVWRIAPNGKLPMALANASKPTEADRAASPLVQVNDPVIQRLASQAAIPSGDTASRAMALEKFVHQTIEEKNFSQGFLSAAEVAQVKTGDCTEHAVLLMALLRAKGIPSRGALGLVYVDYGEKKGFAYHMWTEAWIGDRWLPLDATRGQGGIGVNYIKVTQSDLSGSGAFAAFLPVSQVIGQLEIRVAD from the coding sequence ATGATTTCGTTTGGTCTGATCGTTGCCGCTTGTGCCGGTTGTAACACCGGCAAGCCATCTCAGCCCGACACCCAAACTGTGGAGAAACCAGTTTCCACGGAGGAAAAATGGGGAGCGATTGTCCTTCAGGGGGAAAAAATTGGCCACATGCGCGAGAAAATCGAGCATCTGACGCACGATGGCAACGCGTACGTTCGCACCACCCAAGTCAAAAACATGACAATTCAGCGAGCCGGGCAGCCATTAGAGTTGAAGGTCGAAGATGTCTTTCTCGAAACGCCCAGCGGCTTCCTGAAGCAGTTCATTACTAAGATGGGACAGGGTGGAGCCGTCACACGCTTCACCGGACAAGTCTCCGAAGATGGTCAAACTCTGCAATTGACGACGCAAAGCGGAACAAGCCCACGTATTTCGGAATCAATTGATTGGAAGCCGGAATATGGGGGAGTTCATGCCGTGCAGCGAATGCTCGAGGCCTCGCCGCTTGAAGTGGGAGAGACCCGCACGGTGATGGCATTGATGCCGACTGTCAATCGCGTGGCAAAGCAAACGGTGACGGGGCTGGGTAACGAAGAAGTCACAATGATTGACGGATCTCAGGTCAGTCTTCTCAAAGCCCGTCAGGTGATGGAAGCAGAGGGACAATCTCCGTTTGAATCGCTCGTATGGCTCAACGCAGATGGCGAAATCGTGAAAACGAAGTCAGTCGGGCAAGAGTTCGAGATCTATAAGTGCCCCAAGCAGTATGCGTTGAGCCCAAATAAGGCGGTCTCTTTCGATTTGGCCCTCGATACGATCGTCCCCGTAGAAGGAATGCCGAAGGAGAACTTCGATCAGCTTGAATCGATGGCGTACGAGGTATTCCTTAAAAACAGCGATCCGTCGCAGTTGTTTGTGAGTGGAGCGAATCAGGACGTCACCAAAATTGACGATCGTCACGCGAAGCTTCATGTCTGGCGCATTGCACCTAATGGAAAACTGCCGATGGCGTTGGCAAACGCTTCTAAGCCAACCGAGGCAGATCGCGCTGCGAGCCCTCTGGTGCAAGTGAATGATCCCGTAATTCAGCGATTAGCGTCCCAGGCAGCCATACCTAGTGGCGACACCGCAAGCCGGGCGATGGCGTTGGAAAAGTTCGTGCACCAGACGATCGAAGAAAAAAACTTCTCCCAAGGCTTTCTTTCGGCTGCAGAAGTCGCGCAAGTGAAGACCGGAGACTGCACGGAACATGCGGTGCTGTTGATGGCATTGCTCCGTGCGAAAGGGATTCCCTCGCGTGGGGCATTGGGACTTGTTTACGTCGATTACGGCGAGAAAAAAGGCTTCGCGTACCATATGTGGACGGAAGCCTGGATCGGTGATCGGTGGTTGCCGCTGGATGCTACTCGCGGCCAAGGAGGAATTGGCGTTAACTACATCAAAGTAACGCAGTCCGACTTAAGCGGTTCCGGAGCGTTTGCAGCATTCTTGCCGGTATCACAGGTCATCGGCCAGCTAGAGATTCGTGTGGCCGATTAA
- a CDS encoding TolB family protein — protein sequence MLTHSHHVFLPAIAILFAATNLVQAQEPAETPSVESKYLTDVRQVTSGMVKAGEGYFSPDGQQIVYQAVPQQYPFYQIYTQPLSGGEPELISTGRGRTTCAYFTPDGEKILFASSHRDPNMKQTEDEEIAKQEEERRTGKRRRYSWDFDPYTDIYVKDMKSNEMTRLTTAQGYDAEGAYSHDGQKIAFCSDRDGDPDLYIMDADGSNLKQLTDAKGYDGGPFISPNGKWIVFRSDRKEEGFLQIYVISVDGEKEFQLTDNVGVNWAPYWHPTKPYIIWAGADHSKPGRPNYDLWLMKYEETDDAIKPGPIWRITDSPAADVLPVFSPDGKKLMWTSTRSDDHSSQLFIADFIFPTDEPKEVK from the coding sequence ATGCTGACGCATTCGCACCACGTTTTCCTGCCTGCGATCGCTATTCTTTTTGCTGCCACAAACCTTGTTCAAGCCCAAGAGCCCGCCGAAACACCCTCGGTGGAGTCGAAATACCTGACCGACGTGCGACAAGTGACCTCAGGCATGGTAAAAGCCGGGGAAGGGTACTTTTCGCCTGATGGCCAGCAGATCGTCTATCAGGCCGTGCCGCAACAGTATCCTTTCTATCAGATCTATACGCAGCCACTGTCTGGCGGCGAACCGGAACTTATCAGCACCGGTCGCGGACGTACGACTTGTGCTTACTTCACCCCAGATGGCGAAAAAATTCTATTCGCGAGTAGCCATCGCGACCCGAATATGAAGCAGACCGAAGACGAGGAGATCGCCAAGCAGGAAGAGGAACGCCGCACCGGAAAGCGTCGACGATACTCGTGGGACTTCGATCCTTACACCGACATCTACGTAAAGGACATGAAGTCCAACGAAATGACACGACTCACCACTGCCCAAGGGTACGACGCCGAAGGGGCTTACTCGCACGATGGCCAGAAAATCGCGTTCTGTAGCGATCGTGACGGCGACCCTGATTTGTACATCATGGATGCCGATGGCTCCAACTTGAAACAATTGACCGACGCTAAAGGCTACGACGGCGGACCATTCATTTCGCCCAACGGAAAATGGATTGTTTTCCGCAGTGATCGCAAGGAAGAAGGTTTCCTGCAGATCTACGTGATCTCGGTCGATGGCGAAAAGGAATTTCAGCTAACCGATAACGTTGGCGTGAACTGGGCACCCTATTGGCACCCGACGAAGCCTTATATCATCTGGGCAGGTGCAGACCACTCGAAGCCTGGCCGACCGAATTATGACTTGTGGTTGATGAAGTACGAAGAAACCGACGACGCCATCAAGCCTGGCCCCATCTGGCGAATCACCGACAGTCCGGCCGCGGACGTGCTACCCGTGTTTTCTCCTGATGGTAAAAAGTTGATGTGGACCAGCACGCGAAGTGACGACCACAGCAGCCAACTCTTTATCGCCGATTTCATCTTTCCGACCGACGAACCCAAGGAAGTAAAGTAG
- the glnD gene encoding [protein-PII] uridylyltransferase, translated as MAALRLRESVIEAKQKLANGREKLKRQHEAGTPGVQLCAQITDCFDGIILDLVNAAADDVPGFTPERVLSNIAVVPHGGYGRRDTAPYSDIDLMVLHAPTFREPAIQFTKRLQQDVFDVGLILGHSLRTPSQAISAALSDATIFTSLAENRYLAGSVGLFRDFAEPFRRKARRSYRGLFHAIMKARDEERQQYGEIVHLLEPNIKRSSGALRGIQMVRWLGFAKFGENELDSLNRLGAISDRDRKILRDAREYLLRLRNELHFHAGKSSDLLDRAEQIRIAEMYGFEGTDGLLPVEQFMQTYFHHTSGVRDAARHFIASIRPQSVVTTLLGPIMTRRVDRDFHVGPYRISTSRRWKQHRAGQLDQVLELMIAASRFERQIDHPTWEVIRARFQGQGEIEMTEATRKAFLTLLSEPGRLGQLLRRLHELRLLEKIVPGMAHARCLLQFNQYHKYTVDAHCIKTVECATEFLEREDTLGAVCRSIKKRWLLHLALLIHDLGKGFPEDHSIVGAEIAGEVADRFWLSPQDKETLVHLVRYHLSMSHLAFRRDTSDEQLVLRFAMENGPAERMKMLFVLTCADFAGVGPGTLNDWKVRVLTDLYRRSMQNLGGDDTVDTVALRRKKLDRLASLVRGHEHESWFRRVIDSLPEGFLQETPASQIIVDLEQLHAMRDDLPMVNCQYREDRGVLEITIGTREELMQGVFHRLTGAVTSQRMTILAAEINTLADGLVLDRYFVQDQDHDGQTPEQRMEDICGRIRKYLTDPDDNVPKFTSTWTSRNQRMAEEAIPIPTEIKIDNETADNYTIVEVFTQDRQGLLYNISRLLYEIGLSVHVARITTHLDQVVDVFYVTDSDGNKIVDEDRLATIKQTLGESLIEQNS; from the coding sequence ATGGCAGCACTCCGTCTTCGTGAATCGGTCATCGAGGCAAAGCAAAAGCTGGCCAACGGCCGAGAGAAACTCAAACGGCAGCACGAAGCGGGAACTCCCGGCGTGCAACTGTGCGCCCAAATTACGGATTGCTTCGATGGGATTATTCTCGATCTGGTCAACGCCGCCGCGGACGACGTCCCTGGTTTTACGCCGGAGCGTGTGTTGTCCAACATCGCTGTCGTTCCGCATGGTGGATATGGACGTCGTGATACGGCCCCCTACTCCGACATCGACTTGATGGTGCTGCACGCACCGACGTTTCGTGAACCCGCCATTCAGTTTACCAAGCGGCTTCAGCAAGACGTCTTTGATGTTGGGCTAATCCTAGGGCACAGCCTGCGTACGCCATCCCAGGCAATCTCGGCGGCGCTTTCCGATGCGACTATTTTCACGTCGCTCGCCGAAAACCGTTACTTGGCAGGTAGTGTCGGGCTGTTCCGTGATTTTGCCGAGCCATTTCGCCGCAAAGCGAGACGTAGCTACCGTGGATTGTTTCACGCGATCATGAAGGCTCGCGACGAGGAACGTCAGCAGTATGGCGAAATCGTGCACTTGCTGGAGCCGAACATTAAACGTTCCAGCGGAGCCTTGCGTGGCATTCAGATGGTGCGCTGGCTCGGCTTTGCCAAGTTTGGTGAAAACGAACTCGACTCATTAAACCGCCTCGGGGCGATTTCTGACCGAGATCGCAAGATCCTGCGTGATGCTCGGGAGTACCTGTTGCGGTTGCGTAACGAGCTCCATTTTCATGCTGGCAAGTCCTCCGATCTACTCGATCGGGCCGAGCAGATCCGCATCGCGGAAATGTACGGCTTTGAAGGAACCGATGGTTTGCTGCCCGTCGAGCAGTTCATGCAAACCTACTTTCACCATACCAGCGGCGTGCGTGATGCAGCGAGACACTTTATCGCTTCGATTCGCCCTCAGTCGGTCGTAACGACCCTGTTGGGGCCGATCATGACGCGACGCGTTGATCGTGATTTTCACGTTGGGCCGTACCGCATCAGCACTTCGCGCCGCTGGAAACAGCATCGTGCTGGACAGCTCGATCAAGTGCTGGAACTGATGATCGCTGCCAGCCGCTTCGAGCGCCAAATCGATCATCCAACGTGGGAGGTCATTCGCGCTCGGTTCCAAGGCCAAGGCGAAATCGAGATGACCGAGGCAACCCGCAAGGCGTTCTTAACGCTCCTTTCCGAGCCTGGTCGACTAGGGCAATTGCTACGCCGCCTGCACGAGTTGCGACTGCTAGAGAAGATCGTCCCTGGCATGGCGCATGCTCGTTGCTTGCTGCAATTCAATCAGTATCACAAGTACACCGTCGATGCCCACTGCATTAAAACGGTTGAATGTGCGACCGAATTTTTGGAGCGAGAAGATACGCTGGGGGCTGTCTGTCGATCAATCAAGAAGCGTTGGCTGCTGCATCTTGCATTGCTCATTCATGATCTTGGCAAAGGCTTCCCGGAAGATCACAGTATCGTCGGGGCGGAAATTGCCGGCGAAGTGGCCGATCGTTTTTGGCTTTCGCCGCAAGACAAAGAAACGCTTGTGCACCTGGTACGTTATCACCTTTCGATGTCGCATCTGGCGTTCCGACGCGATACATCGGACGAACAACTGGTCCTGCGGTTTGCCATGGAAAATGGTCCTGCCGAGCGGATGAAGATGTTGTTCGTGCTGACGTGTGCAGACTTTGCCGGCGTCGGTCCTGGTACGTTAAATGACTGGAAGGTCCGCGTATTGACCGATCTTTATCGCCGGTCGATGCAAAATCTGGGCGGAGACGATACCGTCGATACGGTGGCGCTACGACGAAAGAAGCTGGATCGATTGGCCAGTCTGGTCCGTGGACACGAACACGAATCTTGGTTCCGCCGCGTGATCGATTCGTTGCCGGAAGGCTTCCTTCAGGAAACGCCAGCCTCGCAAATTATTGTTGATCTCGAGCAGCTTCATGCCATGCGTGACGATCTGCCGATGGTGAATTGCCAGTACCGCGAAGACCGTGGCGTGCTGGAGATTACCATTGGGACGCGGGAAGAACTCATGCAAGGCGTCTTCCATCGCTTAACAGGCGCCGTCACGAGCCAGCGGATGACGATTCTCGCAGCTGAGATCAACACGTTGGCCGACGGCTTGGTGCTTGATCGTTATTTCGTCCAGGACCAGGACCACGACGGCCAGACGCCAGAACAGCGGATGGAAGACATTTGTGGGCGAATTCGCAAGTACTTGACCGATCCTGACGACAACGTGCCGAAGTTTACTTCGACATGGACTTCCCGGAATCAGCGGATGGCAGAAGAAGCCATTCCAATTCCGACCGAAATCAAAATCGACAACGAGACCGCCGACAACTACACCATCGTCGAGGTCTTCACGCAAGATCGCCAAGGGCTTTTGTACAATATTTCCCGCCTGCTGTACGAAATCGGATTAAGTGTGCACGTGGCTCGCATCACGACGCATCTGGATCAAGTGGTCGACGTCTTCTACGTGACCGATTCGGATGGCAATAAGATCGTCGATGAAGATCGCCTGGCGACCATCAAGCAGACCCTCGGCGAGTCGCTGATCGAACAGAACTCGTAG